Proteins co-encoded in one Pseudomonas fluorescens genomic window:
- the hutU gene encoding urocanate hydratase, with amino-acid sequence MTDNKPTKFRNVEIRASRGNKLTAKSWLTEAPLRMLMNNLDPEVAENPKELVVYGGIGRAARNWECYDKIVESLTNLNDDETLLVQSGKPVGVFKTHSNAPRVLIANSNLVPHWATWEHFNELDAKGLAMYGQMTAGSWIYIGSQGIVQGTYETFVEAGRQHYNSNLKGRWVLTAGLGGMGGAQPLAATLAGACSLNIECQQVSIDFRLKSRYVDEQAKDLDDALARIEKYTKEGKAISIALLGNAAEILPELVRRGVRPDMVTDQTSAHDPLNGYLPAGWTWDEYRARAKTEPAAVIKAAKQSMAVHVKAMLDFQKQGIPTFDYGNNIRQMAQEEGVENAFDFPGFVPAYIRPLFCRGIGPFRWAALSGDPQDIYKTDAKVKELIPDDAHLHNWLDMARERISFQGLPARICWVGLGQRAKLGLAFNEMVRRGELSAPIVIGRDHLDSGSVSSPNRETESMQDGSDAVSDWPLLNALLNTASGATWVSLHHGGGVGMGFSQHSGMVIVCDGTDEAAERIARVLHNDPGTGVMRHADAGYQIAIDCAKEQGLNLPMITSVKGA; translated from the coding sequence GTGACTGACAATAAGCCTACAAAATTCCGCAATGTTGAGATCCGTGCATCGCGCGGCAACAAGCTGACCGCCAAGAGCTGGCTGACCGAAGCGCCGCTGCGCATGCTGATGAACAACCTCGACCCGGAAGTCGCCGAGAACCCGAAAGAGCTGGTGGTTTACGGTGGCATCGGCCGCGCCGCGCGCAACTGGGAGTGCTACGACAAGATCGTCGAGAGCCTGACCAACCTGAACGACGACGAAACCCTGCTGGTGCAATCGGGCAAACCGGTCGGCGTGTTCAAGACCCACAGCAATGCGCCGCGCGTGCTGATCGCCAACTCCAACCTGGTACCGCACTGGGCGACCTGGGAACACTTCAACGAACTCGACGCCAAGGGCTTGGCCATGTACGGCCAGATGACCGCCGGCAGCTGGATCTACATCGGCAGCCAGGGCATCGTCCAGGGCACTTACGAAACCTTCGTCGAGGCCGGTCGCCAGCATTACAACTCCAACCTCAAGGGCCGCTGGGTCCTGACCGCGGGCCTCGGCGGCATGGGCGGCGCCCAGCCATTGGCCGCGACCCTGGCCGGTGCCTGCTCGCTGAACATCGAATGCCAGCAGGTCAGCATCGATTTCCGCCTGAAAAGCCGTTACGTCGACGAACAGGCCAAAGACCTCGACGACGCCCTGGCGCGCATTGAAAAGTACACAAAAGAAGGCAAGGCGATCTCCATCGCGCTGCTCGGCAACGCCGCCGAAATCCTCCCGGAACTGGTCCGTCGCGGCGTGCGCCCGGACATGGTCACCGACCAGACCAGCGCCCACGACCCGCTCAATGGCTACCTGCCGGCCGGCTGGACCTGGGACGAATACCGCGCCCGCGCCAAGACCGAACCGGCCGCGGTGATCAAGGCTGCCAAGCAGTCGATGGCGGTGCACGTCAAAGCCATGCTGGACTTCCAGAAGCAAGGCATCCCGACCTTCGACTACGGCAACAACATCCGCCAGATGGCCCAGGAAGAGGGCGTGGAAAACGCCTTCGATTTCCCGGGTTTCGTGCCGGCTTATATCCGTCCGCTGTTCTGCCGTGGCATCGGCCCGTTCCGCTGGGCGGCGCTGTCGGGTGATCCGCAGGACATCTACAAGACCGACGCCAAAGTCAAAGAACTGATCCCGGACGACGCCCACCTGCACAACTGGCTGGACATGGCCCGCGAGCGCATCAGCTTCCAGGGTCTGCCGGCGCGGATCTGCTGGGTCGGCCTGGGCCAGCGCGCCAAGCTCGGTCTGGCGTTCAACGAAATGGTCCGTCGCGGCGAGCTGTCGGCACCGATCGTGATCGGTCGCGACCACCTCGACTCCGGCTCGGTGTCCAGCCCGAACCGCGAAACCGAATCGATGCAGGACGGCTCGGATGCGGTCTCCGACTGGCCACTGCTCAACGCTTTGCTCAACACCGCCAGCGGCGCGACCTGGGTGTCGCTGCACCACGGTGGCGGCGTCGGCATGGGCTTCTCGCAACACTCGGGCATGGTGATCGTCTGCGACGGTACGGATGAAGCGGCCGAGCGTATCGCTCGCGTGCTGCACAACGACCCGGGCACCGGTGTGATGCGTCACGCCGACGCCGGTTACCAGATCGCCATCGACTGCGCCAAGGAGCAGGGGCTGAACCTGCCGATGATTACTTCGGTTAAAGGAGCCTGA
- the glmS gene encoding glutamine--fructose-6-phosphate transaminase (isomerizing) produces MCGIVGAVAERNITAILVEGLKRLEYRGYDSAGVAVYTNDGMLERTRRVGKVSELDAALAEHPLVGRLGIAHTRWATHGAPSERNAHPHFSDKVAVVHNGIIENHEALREQLKAQGYVFSSDTDTEVIAHLLTEKLKVLPDLTDALKATVKELHGAYGLAVIHALQPDRLVAARSGSPLVIGLGLGENFLASDQLALRQVTDRFMYLEEGDIAEIQRDKVQIWDVTGKAVERQTVQYTDGAEAADKGEFRHYMLKEIHEQPSVVQRTLEGRLSSDQVLVQAFGPQAAELFAKVRNVQIVACGTSYHAGMVARYWLEELAGIPCQVEVASEFRYRKVVVQPDTLFVTISQSGETADTLAALRNAKELGFLGSLAICNVGISSLVRESDLTLLTQAGREIGVASTKAFTTQLVGLLLLTLSLGQVRGTLEKGVEARLIEELRRLPTRLGEALAMDSTVEKIAELFADKNHTLFLGRGAQYPVAMEGALKLKEISYIHAEAYPAGELKHGPLALVDNDMPVVTVAPNNELLEKLKSNLQEVRARGGELIVFADEKAGMTNGEGTHVVQMPHIHDILSPILYTIPLQLLSYYVAVLKGTDVDQPRNLAKSVTVE; encoded by the coding sequence ATGTGTGGAATTGTCGGCGCGGTAGCTGAACGTAATATCACCGCCATCCTGGTCGAAGGCCTCAAGCGCCTCGAATACCGCGGTTATGACAGTGCCGGTGTGGCGGTGTACACCAATGACGGCATGCTGGAACGCACCCGTCGTGTGGGCAAGGTCAGCGAACTGGATGCTGCCCTGGCTGAACATCCGCTGGTGGGTCGTCTCGGCATCGCCCACACCCGCTGGGCTACTCATGGCGCGCCAAGCGAACGCAATGCTCACCCGCATTTCTCGGATAAGGTCGCGGTGGTGCACAACGGCATCATCGAAAACCATGAAGCGCTGCGCGAGCAACTCAAGGCGCAGGGTTACGTGTTCTCCTCCGACACCGACACCGAAGTCATCGCCCACCTGCTGACCGAAAAGCTCAAGGTGCTGCCGGACCTGACCGATGCCCTGAAGGCAACCGTCAAGGAACTGCATGGCGCCTACGGTCTGGCGGTCATTCACGCGCTGCAACCGGATCGTCTGGTCGCGGCTCGCAGCGGCAGCCCGCTGGTGATCGGTCTGGGCCTGGGCGAAAACTTCCTCGCGTCCGACCAACTGGCTCTGCGTCAGGTCACCGACCGTTTCATGTACCTGGAAGAGGGCGATATCGCCGAAATCCAGCGTGACAAGGTGCAGATCTGGGACGTGACCGGCAAAGCCGTCGAGCGCCAGACCGTGCAGTACACCGACGGTGCCGAAGCCGCCGACAAAGGCGAGTTCCGCCACTACATGCTCAAGGAAATCCATGAGCAGCCATCCGTGGTGCAACGCACGCTGGAAGGTCGATTGAGCTCGGATCAGGTGCTGGTGCAGGCGTTCGGCCCGCAGGCCGCCGAACTGTTCGCCAAAGTGCGCAATGTGCAAATTGTGGCGTGCGGCACCAGTTACCACGCCGGCATGGTTGCCCGTTACTGGCTCGAAGAGCTGGCGGGGATTCCGTGCCAGGTCGAAGTCGCCAGTGAGTTCCGCTACCGCAAGGTGGTGGTGCAGCCGGACACTCTGTTCGTCACCATTTCCCAGTCCGGCGAAACCGCCGACACCCTGGCCGCCCTGCGCAACGCCAAGGAACTGGGTTTCCTGGGCAGCCTGGCGATCTGCAACGTCGGCATCAGTTCGCTGGTGCGCGAATCCGACCTGACCCTGCTGACCCAGGCCGGTCGTGAAATCGGCGTGGCTTCGACCAAAGCGTTCACCACACAATTGGTGGGCCTGCTGCTGCTGACCCTGTCCCTGGGCCAGGTGCGCGGCACTCTGGAAAAAGGCGTTGAAGCCCGACTGATTGAAGAACTGCGTCGCCTGCCGACTCGCCTGGGCGAAGCGCTGGCCATGGACAGCACGGTGGAAAAAATCGCCGAACTGTTCGCTGACAAAAACCACACCCTGTTCCTCGGTCGTGGTGCGCAGTATCCAGTCGCGATGGAAGGGGCTCTGAAACTCAAGGAAATTTCGTACATCCACGCCGAAGCTTACCCTGCCGGCGAACTGAAGCATGGCCCGCTGGCGCTTGTGGATAACGACATGCCGGTGGTCACCGTGGCGCCGAACAACGAACTGCTCGAGAAGCTCAAGTCCAACCTGCAGGAAGTTCGTGCCCGTGGCGGCGAACTGATCGTGTTCGCTGACGAGAAGGCGGGGATGACCAACGGCGAAGGCACCCACGTGGTGCAGATGCCGCACATCCACGACATTCTGTCGCCGATCCTCTACACCATCCCGCTGCAACTGCTGTCGTACTACGTCGCGGTGCTCAAGGGCACAGACGTGGACCAGCCGCGTAACCTGGCGAAGTCGGTGACGGTGGAATAA
- the hutH gene encoding histidine ammonia-lyase yields MTALNLIPGQLSLSQLRDVYQHPVKLTLDYSAAAQIEASVACVEQILAENRTAYGINTGFGLLASTRIASEDLENLQRSLVLSHAAGVGQPISDELVRLIMVLKVNSLSRGFSGIRRVVIDALIALINAEVYPHIPLKGSVGASGDLAPLAHMSLVLLGEGKARYKGEWMEATEALKVAGLTPLTLAAKEGLALLNGTQVSTAFALRGLFEGEDLFAGALALGGLTVEAVLGSRSPFDARIHAARGQKGQIDAAAAYRDLLGERSEVSDSHQNCEKVQDPYSLRCQPQVMGACLTQFRQAAEVLVIEANAVSDNPLVFAAEGDVISGGNFHAEPVAMAADNMALAIAEIGSLSERRISLMMDKHMSQLPPFLVANGGVNSGFMIAQVTAAALASENKALAHPHSVDSLPTSANQEDHVSMAPAAGKRLWEMAENTRGILAVEWLAAVQGLDLRNGLKTSSKLEKARGILRREVPFYEKDRFFAPDINAATELLASRCLNELVPDKLLPSL; encoded by the coding sequence ATGACTGCACTGAACCTGATCCCCGGCCAACTGAGCCTGTCCCAACTGCGTGACGTCTATCAGCACCCGGTCAAACTGACCCTCGACTACAGCGCCGCCGCCCAGATCGAAGCCAGCGTCGCCTGCGTCGAGCAGATCCTCGCCGAGAACCGCACCGCCTACGGCATCAACACCGGTTTCGGCCTACTGGCCTCGACCCGCATCGCCAGCGAAGACCTGGAAAACCTGCAGCGTTCGCTGGTGTTGTCCCACGCCGCCGGCGTCGGCCAGCCGATCAGCGATGAGCTGGTGCGCCTGATCATGGTGCTCAAGGTCAACAGCCTCAGCCGTGGTTTCTCCGGCATCCGTCGCGTGGTGATCGATGCGCTGATTGCGCTGATCAACGCCGAGGTTTATCCGCACATTCCGTTGAAAGGTTCGGTCGGTGCATCCGGCGACCTCGCGCCATTGGCGCACATGTCGCTGGTGCTGCTGGGCGAAGGCAAGGCGCGCTACAAGGGCGAGTGGATGGAAGCCACCGAAGCGCTGAAAGTCGCCGGTCTGACGCCGCTGACGCTGGCGGCGAAAGAAGGTCTGGCGCTGCTCAACGGTACGCAGGTTTCCACTGCATTCGCTTTGCGCGGTCTGTTCGAAGGTGAAGACCTGTTCGCCGGCGCGCTGGCACTGGGCGGGCTTACAGTTGAAGCGGTATTGGGCTCGCGCTCGCCGTTCGATGCCCGTATCCACGCCGCCCGTGGCCAGAAAGGCCAGATCGACGCCGCTGCTGCTTACCGCGATCTGCTGGGCGAGCGCAGCGAAGTCTCCGACTCGCACCAGAACTGCGAAAAGGTTCAGGATCCGTACTCGCTGCGTTGCCAGCCACAAGTCATGGGCGCATGCCTGACCCAGTTCCGTCAGGCCGCCGAGGTGCTGGTCATCGAGGCCAACGCCGTGTCCGACAACCCGTTGGTGTTCGCGGCCGAAGGCGACGTGATTTCCGGTGGTAACTTCCACGCCGAACCGGTGGCCATGGCTGCTGACAACATGGCTTTGGCCATCGCCGAAATCGGCTCCCTCAGCGAGCGCCGCATCTCGTTGATGATGGACAAGCACATGTCGCAACTGCCGCCGTTCCTGGTAGCCAATGGCGGGGTGAACTCCGGTTTCATGATCGCTCAGGTGACCGCTGCGGCGCTGGCCAGCGAGAACAAGGCACTGGCCCATCCGCATTCGGTGGACAGCCTGCCGACCTCCGCCAACCAGGAAGATCACGTGTCGATGGCCCCGGCTGCCGGCAAGCGTCTGTGGGAAATGGCCGAAAACACTCGCGGCATTCTCGCGGTGGAATGGCTGGCGGCGGTGCAGGGGCTGGACCTGCGCAACGGCCTGAAGACCTCGAGCAAACTGGAAAAAGCCCGGGGCATTCTGCGTCGCGAAGTGCCGTTCTACGAGAAGGATCGCTTCTTCGCGCCGGACATCAATGCGGCGACCGAACTGCTGGCTTCGCGGTGTCTGAACGAACTGGTTCCAGACAAGCTTTTGCCTAGCCTGTAA